A genomic window from Nicotiana sylvestris chromosome 11, ASM39365v2, whole genome shotgun sequence includes:
- the LOC138881079 gene encoding uncharacterized protein, with the protein MPNTRRRQVAMKFIQRLDEEAGEGTSQVPPANVDQHEPQNEVDSQASGAVPPPPPEERRGANIPPGPLPVVLDQDLDMRSAVQLLTRIVASQAQHQTFGIDHNADPQDFLDLMQRTLQIIHATDVESVEFTSYRLCDVVVTWYETWKQTRGPNVPPVTWKEFSEAFLQQYLPIELRRARRDRFLHLEQGNMSVREYSMQFNSLARYAPTIVADMSDRVHQFVSGLGAHLINECTTASLNQGMDIAHIQAYAQGLEDRKRQQRANREHDRGQQKRARFAGNIREFRGGFRPQFPRRQSYLAASAPPQFQGQRQDRTTYSGPGQSSRTPVPQFRGEFSQMRPQFLRCDRCGRNHFGPCRQGSDACYTCGQPGHIMRHCPMTGGGGMAQPTASAGASSSSVRPPRQSMQTSTGRGRGRFGASGSGGQQNRIYALLSRQDLESSPDVVTGILSVFSIDMYALIDPGSTLSYISPLVASKWDREPELLQNSFEVSTPMGESVVVRRVYRSCDVKIHDRHTLADLHELEMVDFDIIMGMDWLASCYANVDCSTKIVRFNFPSEPIIEWKGDAAAPKGKFISYLKARRMILKGYIYHLVRVHDMEVKSPTLQSVPVVNEFPDVFPDELPGLPPEREIDFAIDMLPDTQPISIPPYRMAPAELKELKAQLKDLLNKGFIRPITSPWGAPVLFVRKKDGSLRMCIDYRQLNKVTIKNKYPLPRIDDLFDQLQGAKYFSKIDLRSG; encoded by the exons ATGCCTAACACTAGGAGACGACAAGTGGCTATGAAATTTATTCAGAGGTTGGATGAGGAGGCGGGAGAGGGCACAAGTCAGGTGCCACCTGCTAATGTAGATCAACATGAGCCACAGAATGAGGTTGATTCTCAGGCTTCCGGGGCAGTACCCCCACCACCCCCGGAAGAGCGTAGAGGAGCTAACATACCTCCAGGCCCTCTCCCAGTTGTTCTTGATCAGGACCTAGACATGCGGAGTGCTGTACAATTGCTGACTCGAATAGTGGCCTCCCAAGCCCAACACCAGACCTTCG GGATTGATCATAATGCTGACCCACAGGATTTTCTGGATCTTATGCAACGGACCTTACAAATTATACATGCCACGGATGTTGAGTCAGTGGAGTTTACTTCTTATAGACTATGTGATGTTGTTGTGACATGGTATGAGACTTGGAAGCAAACTCGGGGGCCTAATGTGCCACCAGTGACATGGAAGGAGTTCTCTGAGGCATTTTTACAGCAATATTTGCCAATCGAGCTTCGAAGAGCCCGACGAGATAGGTTCTTACACTTAGAACAGGGTAATATGAGCGTTCGGGAATATAGCATGCAGTTCAACtctttggctaggtatgctcctacGATTGTTGCTGATATGAGTGATCGGGTACACCAGTTTGTTAGTGGTTTGGGGGCACacttgataaatgagtgcactacAGCTTCTCTAAATCAAGGAATGGATATTGCCCATATTCAAGCATATGCACAGGGTCTAGAGGATCGCAAGAGGCAACAACGAGCCAATCGAGAGCATGATAGAGGGCAACAGAAGAGGGCGCGGTTCGCAGGTAACATAAGAGAGTTTCGAGGTGGATTTAGGCCACAGTTTCCCCGGCGCCAGTCTTATCTGGCAGCCAGTGCACCGCCACAGTTTCAGGGACAGCGTCAGGATCGGACCacttattctggtccaggtcagagttcacgGACCCCAGTTCCACAGTTTAGAGGCGAGTTCAGTCAGATGAGGCCTCAGTTTCTTAGATGTGATCGATGTGGCCGAAATCATTTTGGACCATGTCGCCagggttctgatgcatgttataCATGTGGACAGCCAGGTCATATTATGAGACATTGTCCGATGACAGGTGGAgggggtatggctcagccgacagCATCTGCAGGGGCTTCTTCTTCCTCGGTACGTCCTCCTAGACAGAGTATGCAGACATCAACTGGCAGGGGTAGGGGAAGATTTGGAGCTTCTGGTTCAGGAGGTCAGCAGAATCGCATATATGCTTTATTGAGTCGTCAGGATTTAGAGTCATCTCCGGACGTGGTTACAGGTATACTATCTGTCTTTTCTATCGATATGTATGCCTTGATAGATCCTGGTTCTACATTGTCGTATATCTCCCCCTTAGTTGCTAGTAAATGGGATAGAGAGCCTGAATTGTTGCAAAATTCCTTTGAGGTATCTACGCCAATGGGTGAGTCTGTTGTAGTTAGACGGGTATATCGAAGTTGTGACGTGAAGATTCATGACCGCCATACGTTAGCTGATTTGCATGagctagaaatggttgattttgatatcattatgggtatggattggttggcttcttgttatgCCAATGTAGATTGCTCGACAAAGATTGTTCGTTTTAATTTTCCAAGTGAGCCTATTATTGAATGGAAAGGTGATGCTGCAGCGCCTAAGGgaaagtttatttcttaccttaaagcTCGAAGGATGATTTTGAAAGGGTACATCTATCATTTGGTACGAGTGCATGATATGGAGGTGAAATCTCCAACCCTTCAATCGGTTCCCGTCGTGAATGaatttcctgatgtatttcctgatgaACTTCCTGGTCTTCCTCCAGAAAGAGAAATCGACTTTGCTATTGATATGCTTCCAGatactcaaccaatatctattcctccatacagaatggctcctgctgagttaaaagaattgaaagcCCAGTTGAAGGATCTTCTAAATAAGGGCTTTATCAGGCCCATCACATCTCCCTGGGGTGCACCAGTATTGTTTGTTCGTAAGAAGGATGGTTcgttaagaatgtgtattgactatcgccAGCTCAACAAAGTGACTATCAAAAACAAGTACCCTTTACccagaattgatgatttgtttgatcagttgcaaggtgccaaatatttctcaaagattgaccttCGATCCGGCTAG